The sequence cctcccccatggtcttctgttaagtttcttgggatccacataagagtgaaaacatggtatttgtctttctctgtatgacttatttcacttagcataacactctccagttctatccatgttgctacaaaaggccatatttcattctttctcatttcacgtagtattccattgtgtatataaaccacaatttccttatccattcatcagttgatggacatttaggctctttccataattaggctattgttgaaagtgctgctctaaacattggggtacaagtgcccctatgcatcagcactcctgtatcctttgggtaaattcctagcagtgctattgctgggtcatagggtagcttgATTAGAATACTATactgtgtgcctgggtggctcagtcagtaaggtttccaattcttggtttgggcctcaggtcatgaccttcagttttgtgggtttgagccccagatctggctctatgctggtggtgtggagcctgcttgggactctctctgtctctctttctctctctctctctctgcccctcccttgctcatgctgtctctgtctctctcaaaaaataaatatatacttaaaatacaaaaaataaatatatacttaaaaaatttaaaaaaaaaagaatactacaaTAGGGgcgcataggtggctcagtcagttgagcatctgactcttgatctcagctcaggtcttgatctcagggttgtaagttcaagccccgaattgggctctgtgctgagcatgaagcctattaaaaaaacaaagaaaatagaatactACAATAGCCTTCTAAATGATTTCCTCATCTCTACATTTGCTCTCTTCAAATTCATTCTCCAAAAAGGAATGGAGCAATGGATCTCATAAGAACaaaaaccaacccccccccccaaaaaaaaaaaatcagatgccaTTCCTTTGCTTTACAGCCATTTAATGGCTTTCTATTGAACCTAGAATCAAGCCCTGACTCCTCACCCTGGCTCTACTTGAGCTGCTCCTGCTCTCCCCTTGCTCACTATGCCCCAGGCCACACTCACCTATTGACTGTTCTTAGAACATGCCAAACACTTTCCCAGCCCAGAGACCCAAACAGGCTGTTGCCTTTGTTGAAATTCTTTCCCCCAAGTTTTTCACTTGGCTGGTTCTTTCTTATCCTTTATGTCACCACTTAAGCATCAGTGCTTCAGAGAGGCTTTCATGATTCTTGTGGAATTACTGCATCTTAACCACAGATTCCTATTTATGTCCTCCATAGCACTTATTAGAATTCATAATTactttgtttcccttttgtttACTGTAGAATTTCAGCATCTAGAACAATGCAGAACACATAGTAAGCATACAGACACCCTACATTCTTAGGTCAAGTTCCCTGGGAACAGACTCTGAGGTAGACCTTTGCACTCAAGAGGTTTCCTGGGGAAAACTCAGGAATAGCACCTGTGAGGGATCAGCTTTGGGCAGACAGAGAAGTTGAACTGTGATGTAGTCGCAACAAAGGTCTCAGTTGATTCAAGGAATTCTGAACCTGGGATGGCCTTTCAGAACTGCACTGAATAGAAGCAAGGTGTTGGGCTTTTTCCCCCTTGCATTACTGGGTCATCTGAGGTAGTGTTACTTGGGCTAGGTTAGTTTAGTGTTTACTATAGACAGCTACTATTCCaagcatttcattcatttaatcctcacaacacaaAACCCCTATAAAGTAGGTACtgtcattattctcattttacagatgaggaaactgaggcatagaaaggtCATATAATTCACCCAAGATCATAGAGATGAACTTGGCAGGGTCAGTATTTAAACCCAGATGGTTGGTTCCAGAGTCTGTTCTCAAGCACTTACTAGATTGCAGTGCCTAAAACAttgtaaaatgttaattttgaagtttactttttaaaagtcctGAACTGTATTCTCATAATGATCATATCCAAAGAGCAGCACATATCACTGTTTCATAccatgagattaaaaaataacaattttgggGTCCTTGGCTGgcacagtcagtagagcacgtgactcttgaactctgggttgtgagttcaatccccacattgggtatggagactatttaaaattaaaaaaaaaatagtagtaataataataacttaaccatttttcttcttgattattTGGTTGTTCTGTGAGATGAACAAGAGGATTCCCCACCTCAACTGGCTAtgtaatatctcaataaaagaaacctaaatgttttagtgcaattaaaaaaatttttttttaatttacatccaaattagttagcatctagtgcaacaattcaggagtagattccttaatgccccttactcacaacccctctagtaccctctgtttgttcttcatatttaagagtctcttctgttttgtccccctccctgtttttatattatttttgcttcccttctcttgtgttcatctgttctgtgtcttaaagtcctcatatgagtgaagtcatatatttgtctttctctgactgactaatttcacttagtatactaccctctagttccatgcacatagttgcaaatggcaagatttcattctttttggttgctgagtaatactccattgtacatacatataccacatcttctttatccattcatccatcgatggacatttgggctctttccatactttggctattgttgatagtgctgctataagcatcggggtgcatgtgccccttagaaacagcacacctgtatcccttggataaatacctactagtgcaattgctgggtcatagggtagttctatttttaattttttgaggaacctccatactgttttccggagtggctgcatcagtttgcattcccaccaacaatgcaaaagagatcctctttctctgcatccttgccaacatctgttgttgcctgagttattcatgttagccattctgacaggtgtgaggtggtatctcattgtggttttgatttgaatttccctgatgatgactgatgttgagcagtttttcatgtgtcagttggccatctggatgtcttctttggagaagtgtctatttatgtcttctgcccatgtcttcactggattatttgttttttgggtgttgagtttgataagttcattatagattttggatactaaccctttatctgatgtgtcatttgcaaatatcttctcccattctgtcggttgccttttagttttgctgattgtttcctttgctgtgcagaagctttttattttgatgaggtcccaatagttcatttatgcttttgtttcccttgcctctggagacatgttgagtaagaagttcctgagggcaagatcaaagaagtttttgtttgctttctcctttagtattttgatggcttcctgtcttacattgaggtctttcatccattttgagtttatttttgtgtatggtgtaagaaagtggtccaggttcatttttctgcatgttgctgtccagttttcccagcaccacttgctgaaaagactgtcttcattccattggatattctttcctgttttgtcaaagattagttggccatacgtttgtgggtccatttctgggttctctattctgttccactgatctgagtgtctgtttttgtgccatactgCAACTTTTAACCAGGCCTCCATGCTTTACAGTCTCTGGTCTGTCTGAACTGTCATCATGTGCTGTGAAATTCCCCTCTCTTAAATCACCACGCAGCTGAACGTGCCTGTTCAGTGCACTCTTAGGAGAAGCAAGATTTTGTGgacatatatacattttcatcaggagtttattttcagaatataCTCAAAGCCTTGATTTTTCATTTAGGTATATCATCGACCCTGCGCGGTCAGTTGTGATATAAATGTTTGAGATTAGGAGATCTGATTTTAGTTTATGCTGTGTGTCGAGTTAGTTTTATGGTCTTGGGAAAATCATagtcattcattttaaatgatttaggGAGAAATAAGGAATTTTGGTGTATTTATGtcaatcataatttttttttctattaggaatctgattttctttgtcttcttggaGTAAGCtacacatttgaaaatgaagaCAGTGATGGCAAAAACATATATCCTTATGAAGAAGATAAAGACCAAAAATTAAGTGTATATGAAAATGATTTGCAGACAGAATCTGGATTTTATTCAACTTCTGAAAGTATTTTGTTGGAAGATCAATTTCCAGCATCAGAGGCTCCTGAAGATATCAGAAGTTCTAGTGAATCAAAAGATTGGGAAGAagtggaagctggaagtctggaagaggattctattcctgaagtgGTTCATATCCCACCATCCTCAACTGTGTCTGAAGTGAAAGGATGGTTTGGATTTGGAAGAGAACAAGCTAAAGGAAAGACTTTTGAATCAGTTGTTGAACCTCTACAAGAAAGTTCATTTCCAAGCAGAAAAGTAGCAGGAAAAGATGAGAATGACCTACAGGAATTAAATAATGATGAGCCCCAGACAGaacaaaatcaagaaccagaatCGGAATTCAATTCAGTGCCAAAGAAACAGTCTGAACTAGGTTCCATCAGTCCTCAAGCCACTGGTTGGTTTGGGGGTGGTTTTACAAGTTATTTAGGTTTTGGAGGTGAGGATACAGGGCTTGAATTACTGCCTGAAGACAGAAGTTCACCACTACAAGATGCTCCTAATTCCATACCATCTGAGGAAGAATCCACAGTTCCATGCACagaaacattaacagaaaaagaagacacaatCACCAATGATAGCTCAATTCTCAAACCAAATtggtttgattttggttttggtatgCTAGGCTTTGTATATAccaatgaagataaaattatgtcaGATGATGGAAAAAGTGAAGAAGGAAGTGGAGGAGATAAACATGAACATCTTCCAAAAAGTAAATTTGACCCTGATaaggaacaagaaataaaaacaataaaaattatagaaactgAAGATCAAGTAGGGAATGAAAGAGTCTTAGAGAAAACAGATGATTCTGACAcattaccatattttaaaaatttcttatataattttgaCAATCCTTGGAACTTCCAGGACAttccaaaggaaacagaattgcCATCTCCCAAACAGATGCAGGATGAAAATAATGTAGTTGacaatgatgaaacagaagaattttcaGTTGAAAATTATCAAACAGATAATATGAAAGTTATGATGCTGAAAAGCAGATACAGTCAGTCAGGTTtgtataaaaatatctattatgtaacttattttttaaacataatttattcttATAAGTAcaaatcagataaaaaaaatccagaaatccaTGTTTCTCAGCATATTCAAAAGTCAATAACAATCTTATCAACTACccttttattaatttctggttTACTCTGGGAATTAGATCttagtattataaaataaaataccaaggtAAAAAGAATGATTGGAGATACATAGATATTCCAAGAAGATCTTAAGGTATTTTAcaacaaagtttaatttttatgaaagtagTATATGTAAACAGGTTTTATATAAATAGTGCtaagcctattttttttctttttatacaaaaGCAACTTGTTGCTTCTGTCCACCTctactctctcctctgtcccagggacaataatttctttctttctttctttctttctttctttctttctttctttctttctttcttcctttgaagcaaatttcttttagtatttatctctattttctaAATAGAATCTTTATATTGTTCTGCTTTGATTAATTTCGACAATGTACACTGACTTTCTATTTTCATTAATGAGGGTTTCTGCTCATTTACATTAACTTTTTAGCTTATTAACACATTCCCAATATAACTATATTTGAACGGTTTTCTATCAATTCTGGGAGCTAAACAGAAAACTATGGAAAGGGGCAGAGTATCACAGGATACTTCTAGATCTAGCATCTAAGTATTTAGCAATTTCTATGATTAGAAATGTGGATTCTACTTTAAGtaaagaattatataaaatgaCTTTCTCACATTTCCATTCTGATGTCTCTCTGATGGACAGATTAGAAACTGCAAATATTGGCCAATAATACAGGAACAACTGAACCTTAGGATGATAGATAACCTTTCATAAGAAGAGATCAACAATGTTGCACACTCAGGAAACACATAATTTCCATTAGAAATGAttgattttcttgaattttcagAAGAACTATATGTTATTTCTTAATAGTCTCCAAAATGTGAGCTCTTAACTGAATTAATACCTTCAACCAGAATGTAGACTTATATTCTTACCCTTTGCTAAATGAGAAATGGGTACGTGTAATGCTTGACTAAAAATAGATTGTCAAAGCATAAAGAGGAAATGATTTTGTTCTACACTTGTTGGATCCTAAAGGAATATTTGTGAAAAAGCAGATAAGAGTAATTGAGAAGAATAAATGAgactaaaataaagcaaaacaatatcaaaacaatatgaaataaagaagattcaaaat comes from Panthera tigris isolate Pti1 chromosome B3, P.tigris_Pti1_mat1.1, whole genome shotgun sequence and encodes:
- the LOC122239593 gene encoding melanoma inhibitory activity protein 2-like, whose amino-acid sequence is MAALGVHRTLLLVISLTKCLEGTKLLADFKKCGDLECETLISRVLAMRDYRGPDCRYLNFTKGEEISVYVKLAGEREDLWAGSKGKDFGYFPRDAVQTEEVFISEEVQIPTKESDFLCLLGVSYTFENEDSDGKNIYPYEEDKDQKLSVYENDLQTESGFYSTSESILLEDQFPASEAPEDIRSSSESKDWEEVEAGSLEEDSIPEVVHIPPSSTVSEVKGWFGFGREQAKGKTFESVVEPLQESSFPSRKVAGKDENDLQELNNDEPQTEQNQEPESEFNSVPKKQSELGSISPQATGWFGGGFTSYLGFGGEDTGLELLPEDRSSPLQDAPNSIPSEEESTVPCTETLTEKEDTITNDSSILKPNWFDFGFGMLGFVYTNEDKIMSDDGKSEEGSGGDKHEHLPKSKFDPDKEQEIKTIKIIETEDQVGNERVLEKTDDSDTLPYFKNFLYNFDNPWNFQDIPKETELPSPKQMQDENNVVDNDETEEFSVENYQTDNMKVMMLKSRYSQSDMVSEIELPTRINKEVHFETPSSKNNDEKSKTSLDTEGPTQQEIDRSVENTLPNSQMFSTDYSLSSQNYIAQKEDASEYQILKYLFQIDIYDFMNSAFSSIIILTERVS